In Pleurodeles waltl isolate 20211129_DDA chromosome 5, aPleWal1.hap1.20221129, whole genome shotgun sequence, the DNA window GCAGAATTACAAGTGATACAACACCTTTGGCTACGTAGTCTGCAGCACACTCGGTCGAAATCTCCTTACACACCTGAACTCCCGTTGAAATAGTTAGTAACTTTAACAGGTGGGCAGAACCGGAGAGGGGTGTTGAGATGAGAGGAACTGGATATCACCACCTTGGGAGATTTATACAAAGATGGACAGCTTATGCCCTTTGGATACCTAACAGAGAATTATGGGTTACAGCAAGGTCAATTTATGGTGCACAGAATGATAGCCACTAAAATCAAACAGCACTGGGGAACAGGACCATTAGAGCCCAAAGCTCATTTAGGCAGACAGACATTATGTACTATAAGCGGCAAGATCAGAGCATTCACACAACTATACAAAGCATTGCAAACAGATAACTAACCCCACTGGATGCCCTGCGCCTTAAATGGGAGGATGACCTCGTACTCACAAtagacaaaaggaaatgggccTCCATCTTATCACACACCAATAGACTATCTAGAAACACTTGTTTTAAATTGATAAACTTCTATATACTACACAGAGCTTACCTCATTCTGGATAAAATAGCTTGTATGTTTAATATTGATAACACCTGTTGCCCCCGATGCTCTGAAccgaaagctgtttttttttttcatatgatGTGATCTGCTCAGAGATGAAGGATTTCTGAGAGGGAGTATTCCACTGAATAAATAAAGTGACAGAAAGACGGGGGTGCGACTACTCCTATGAATGACTTCCTTGGGGGCTTCCAGTGCCACGTTCCGTAAACTAACTACAACATTTTAGACTTTGCCCTCATCTTAGCGAAAAGAGATATCAATGCATTGGAAGTCACCCAAGGGCCCAAATGTAGACCGCTGGGGAAGAACATTATTGACATGGGCAGAAATAGAAGGGCAAGTATTATATCTAAAAGCGGAGAAAGGGCATTATAATCCTGACATAGCCAAAGTTGGGATCTGCTGATTGAATGTTCGAAAACTCTGGATTTACCCACCCCAGATAGCTCCATGCCCCCTGCACAAAACCCTTGGTTGCTGAAGGAGAAGGGATGACATAATACTTCAATGTAAGACATGGTATAGAATGGATCGGTGTTACTAGGGCAGTATCAATGACCAGATGAGTAGAGTGTGTAGAACAAAGTGCAAGTtgaaaatgtacaaatgttgggaTCATGTGAAGAgaagtctttaaaaaaaacttgCATGAGTTGAAAGAGTTTGAAAAATGAATACCAGGTGAGTGTGTACTACAAGATTTgtataaaacatgtatttttaaataaatcagtatGGCTTACACAGGGAAATAACGGGGAAGGGCCAAGGTGATCAGTTTGCATTCAAAAGTCATCAAGCAAAGGTCATAGCGTAAGTACCAGCACAAGAATACATCTAGGGGAAGTTAATCACAAGTGGACTAAAGAATTAGATCACCTGAGAGCTACTGCATTTTAGTGACAAAAGATCAAATCAAAGCCTCACCTTATCTTTTATTTGCCATGATGAATTTCGATTTGAATAATGTCGTTTTTCCCACAACAGGACGATCATTCCACGTCTTTGAAGCAAGCTGCCACAAACATCTCTCATTAATCGTGACACTCTTGATAACTGGCACAAACTAAAGCCATCTAGAAAGCCAGCAATGTGCTGCAGAATCTCAAAAGGCAGACCACTTAAGTGATCGCTTGAGGAGATAAAAATATTCAAACAAGAGTCTAGCGGTATGGATGTACAAGGCTGGACTCCAAATGACTTTAAATGGCGGTCGTGAATGATTTTTGATCCTTGTGCTGAAGGGCAAAATCTACGCTGGGAATATGTACATCCATAGAATGCTAAAGGACATCGCTGTTCCATCCAGCCATTAAGGCCAGCATGAATGTCaccatgtacatttttaaaatgtgatgaaaactcatTTCTTCTAAACAATTGTCcacaaacaaaagtaaacattGAGCGTTGTTTGGATTGGTATCGAGCCACACATTCAAGTACAAGGTCCAATCCAAGTGTCTGAAAGGGGCTTGGATTGGAAAGCTGTGGATTGGCAtgatcacaggcagaagcagaagctatttccccaaccatggtgttagagGCCAATATGGCAGATGGAAATGAAAATGTCTGAGTCCCAAAATCTACGTGATAGCCATCAATGTATCGACTGTCTGAAATGCCTCTGCCACTGGGAGAATCTCCAAGACAAAACAGAAGAGCAGCTGTGATAAGATCAATTCCTTGCAGACCCATGGGGTCCTCTTTTATCTCTAAATCTGATGTGTCAACAGACTTGTCCTCCATTTTTGCTTTAAACCCACCATTTTCGAGAAAGAATGTTCTCCGACCAAATACAAATACTTCCCTTAAAGTTTGTTCTTCGAATTTTTGATCTAAAACGTGCTCACTTCCAACGTTCTCAGACAACAGAGGATGAGATGTGCCATTCTGAAGGGAACTGAAAGGTATTTCTTCTGGAACGTGCTGAGTGGACATTGGTAATAAATAAGGTTTTAAAGTTTTTAATTTATTCTCGTCTTCTAAAAACAAACATTCACCATTTGTTAGATTCACTTGCTTAGAGTGGCTCGTGCCCAAATGCGCTTCATCCCCGTCCAAATGGTCAGTGTATGTACTGTCGTCATGGAATCCGTTGTACAAGACAGTGGTAGCTCTTGCTTTTAGGCTGCCCAAGTCATAATTCGCATTTCCATTGCAGACAAAATCGTTTGAACCATTTTGCTGCAGCTGACATTTTTGTCTTGGATCTTTTAAGTCTATTCCACCAACTGCTCCTGTACAATCATCCTCCAAAACAGCAGGATTCCTCGTTGTCAGGCTCTCCAAACTTTCCATAGACAAGCTTTTACTTTTATTGAACTCTTCAGTTTCACCATTTGCACCTTCATGTAACCTCCCATTGAACATAGCAATGTCCCTCGAAGCACTATTTAGGATATCCAGTGCTGCAGTTAGACTCTTTGTTGTTTCTACAGTGGCTTGATAAAGTGCATTATAAGAGTCTTCATCAGCAGGGATCAAACCGTTGGTAAGTGTTGCATCAGAAGTGCAGGTTTTGACAGGAGAGTGCTGACTAGATTCGGGCGTTTTCACAATTTTTTTGGACATATGAGTTGCTACTTTGAGAGACTCTAGCAGCATGCGCTGATCTTGAAGCGCCAACGCCATATCTAGCTGCTCCACTTCATCAACGTCTTTACTTAAACTTTCGTAGGATTTTCGATCTGCAAAGCTCAATGGCCATCTGTTCCATTCCATAGTACAGCAAACAacacttgcaggacacatatttagGTGTTCAGCAATTTTGTTCCTGGCTAAAGTGAAAGGACACCCAAAGCCTTGGTTTAAGCAAGGGACTCTCTCTAGAGGACACAAAATACGATGCTCATCACCTTTGCATGAATGAAAAACTGCTCCGCATACCAAAGGGCACCCAATTAAATCACATGAAATCCCCATCTCTGGTCTGGTCATGCAGCGCCTGCTGATGCAGTTGACACAATGTGGGTGTTGCTTTTCTTCGGCCATTACGAGTCCACCACTAAAATTAAAATACAAGACATGAGCACATTTGCAATTTGTATGAGTACAATTATCTAATGTATCTAACTACAATAAATTGGTAACATTCAAATCAAATGCAACTCTTAAGAAAACAATTCTGTCTCAGTTAGGGTCTCAGATATGAGCATGTCAGTCATGGATCCCAATGAGGGCCACATCAGTTATACACATCTCAACTTTACATTGAGGCCAATCTACATGTAAAGAATAATGCTCTGGCTCTTTTGCAAAACGCACATCTCCTGAAAAGCGTGTGCCAACAGAAAGAGAGATCATGTCATCTCTCACCATATAGTGGGATGTAAATATTTTGCCAAACAAACTGCTACGTCGCCCTACTTTTAATAATCTGTCCATCCTCAAAATACTGCCTATTCCATTGAAAGTTAACGGGCAGATACAATGCTAACTGCATCGGACGCAAAAACTACCACTGCCGCTTTTCCCAAAAATGTGTGACATTTGTAGTGATATCACATTGCATTGAAGACATTCAAGAAACTATAAACTGATCTGGAATCCTAGCAGCAAAGATTTACAAATCAACATAGTATGCTGAGGACGGTAGAGGAGAAAGTAAACGAGAAGAACATAAGTAAACAGCAAACAAGCCGTAAGTCTGCAGAGTGATTCTTTGATTAACTGTCTCACTTATTCACTTATCCTTATGACAAAGAGGCTGTTGTCAGTGTATAAGTACTGCCTCTTATCAAGAAGAAACATGGAGgagaaaaataaatattgcatTGCCAAAGAGGAAGGTGTTGAAAAAGACTATTAAGCAACATTAAAgccttcctttttcctttcattATTTTATTCTTCACTGGGGCATAAATCAATATAACAGCAAAGTGATAAGAACAATTAAGCGTAACATCACACAATGTTGATAATCTACAGATAAAGACATGGTCAGAGTGAAATATAGATTTACTGCTACATATAATTACTCAACAGGTAACAATTACCTTATGTGCACGAAATATCTAAGTTGCCCTTAATACTAAATCCTCTGACTTAAGAATAGTCTCTGGCAAGTGACAAAAGGGACAGAAATCAGTCACACTGAACTCTCCTAGGACTGCACAAGTGATCAGCATGTTGGCGACAAAAAATGTGCAAGAAATAAGGGTGGTCCAGAAGAGTCAGAACCATTCCAGATTTTCAGGTGGACCACTGCCAAAGTAAATGAGTTCTATTTGGATTCTCTGTATGTAAATTTATCTTGTGTATATCCTGAAACTCTGGCCTGGATCAAGATCTTCGTGATCCAGAAGGGACAACAGTTTTGTAGGCTGTAATACAAGAAATCAGTGCATGTCAGCAGGTGTAAATCTTTATAGAGAGATGCAAATACGCTTGCCTTTTTGGCTCTTGCTAACAGGACGCAAATCAAATTTTAAGAGGAAACATTAGATGTGCATATCGCTAATGATTCTAAATTAAAGTCTGTTAAATCACCTAAAATATGCATACCCTATCGCCAACCAGTGTTATTTGCCAGAACCAAAAGAATCACGGTGTTCCAGATCAGCCAGTAGGTATCATGTTAACTGTTGTATTTCTGGTCATCATCGCAatcgtaatgttttatttctcctttttattttagtgcaaagctttgatttcctttgctgtgattTCTATCTGGAGTGTCGGCACTAGTAGATCTGcattttgtgtagttgcatgtatttggtaagaaaaacctttttgtactgtgtactccaaatgagtatcattgccatgcatgaatgagttttttgtaaatggtgtaataatgcagcatatttagcttctgtcaatttctttcagttgtttttggacgatgtatttttgaatgagattgttgaacagactaatcTGTGCTGCACAGTATTTGAGTGATAACAGTGCTAGACTTAAGCCTCGCTCAGGAGCTCCCATGTGTACTCCCACAAATCAGGATGAGTTGAAGTAGCGTTTGGTTTTAACTttgttgatgggcttgataaggaagccattacCGTTTTCATATTGTTCTGCCAGTCCCCTTGTGGCAACAGCCATATTTCAAGCAATCATAAGTCGTGagcagtatttgcttctgctttggatgctgcaaTTTGTTGATAACTTCagtgttgccacaagatcaccctgattgcgaCCAGctttttaagattcggcctgtTCTTCATCACTTTGTACATGGATTTTCAGagttctatgttccagggaaagaaacagctgtagatgagtctttggtcctgttcaagggctgtttgggtgttaggcagtacattcctagcaagagggcatgttataaaattaagatgtatatgctgtttgAGAGTACTACAAGATACGTCTATAATTTCAGTGTGTACACTGGTAGAGGGTCCACTACTGACACCTCTGGTTGCCCGTCCactttttggagttagtgagaaagttGTGTAGGAACCTGGTAGAgagctttttaacaaaggtcaccatgtatacatagataacttctacactggtgtgcaattgttcagggaatacttcaaagtgggcactgttGCTTCTGCTCTAACCATTAAGGTTTTCCAAAGGGgcttgtttgtaaaaaatataaataaatttaaaaaaagaatttgcagacaggagagatgtctacatgttGACTACCAAGCTCATTTAAAGtatttcccctgtgactgtttggggtcaggttaagtgtgcaaatctgtgtgcattttagtCTACAATAtgcacattggtggtgcagatagagtagatcagaggttggaaccttacactgctgtaaGGCATATATTTGCTAGAAAAAGTTGGCTAGCCATTTGTTTAATCTttcaaccttcaatgcttttgttgtattcaatgattgttctccagagtcaaagatggcatttgttcagtttcagcagtctgtgataggcatccatgttgtagtggaacaggcaagtattCCCAGACATGGAGTGGGAGAgaatgtggctagactgaaagatcaccactttgcagATTACATTCCTCAGAcgacccaaaaacaaaaaaaaatccatgcaAGAGATGTGGAGTCGGTATGCAAAGAGGTGTGCGGAAGAATAGTTGTATgcactgccccaaatgtccttccaaacCTGGGCTGTGagtacctgcatgttttatattgtTCCACATGCAATGGAGTTTTTTGGGAGCAACTCTGATTCAGACAAGTCAGTTCACTTTTACATTCACTTTCTATTTTTGGTTCAGTTTCAAGGTTGGCAtatgtgtgatgtatttagttagagctcttgtgtttgtagttttcttCTTATTTCACAtatgcttgtttttgtttctttctgttaaaaaaaaaaaaattgatggtggtgtgtgcagactggcggtgtgtgtgtaagctggcgcttggctggaggtgtgcgagtagtgacttgctgctggtcattaCACACACTGCTATTCAAATGTTAGTCCACACACTGCGTCAGCCACAAGCCAGTGTGATTGCTGCGTCGGTCATTTAGGTatataaaagtgatgggcccttgaattgcgctgtcaatgtgagtgttgtaatgtgttgggcccACGGCTGGtcttgtgtgtcatgtatgaaaagtgtgtgaatggactgtaaagtggctgGTGCCTTGACACAGCTTTAAATCCCACTAGCTGGGTCATTGGTTCGTTTTtttaacctttcaattattaacagggtatttcatttttgtgaatcgCTTGTTAATAAAAGTTTACATATAGCCCCATCACTCACCCTTGCGCCAAATCCAACCACTATGCATTTGTACTTGATGAATAGATGGTTATGCAGTAATATTAGTCTTTTCTGTCTCTCTCGCAGGGGGTACATGGCCTCTACATTGTCTGTTGATGGGAGTGTTGCAATGCGTTGGGCccacagtgtgaatggtcttgtgtgcgtCAATCATGAAAGGTGTTTGAATAGCCTGTAAAGCCTTGACACTGCTTTACAGCTAAAAAGCTGCAATTCATGGGTTCCGATTTCAACCTATAGATTACTAACAGTGTGTTTCATTTTTTTGaaattttgttaataaaattttacattttgaaccATCACTAACCCTAGTGCCAAATGCAACCAGTATGTGGGTTTACTTCAGGAATAGAtgattgtgcagtaatatttgtcttttctgtttttgtCTGCCAGGATGTACATTCTCtctagaaaaaaaggaaaaaaaaataattaaacactagatatatatattttttttttttacaaactagacacctaagggagtaCAGGGTGGGGTgtctcttgtggatcccaacaggttttcttacccacaatgtcctgcaaacctcaaaatgtggctaaaatcacACATATTCCTTTAATTGTTGTGCCAGTCTTTCAGAATTAGGAgaccacacaattcctaccacctagtatttccccacttgtcccaataaaaatgctgcccctctTGTGTGGatgggtctagtgcccgcgacaggaactgatcaaactaacatcaacgGAAGTCCTCACAAAAGGAGCCTCCGTGACCTTAGTTTGATTTGTTctggtgcaggcactaggcccagccacgcaagcaaggtatcatttatattgagAGACCTGAGGGCACGTCGgctggaaggacgtttgtggctccccacggATTGGCAAAGTTTCATGTTCGCAAGGGAATTGGGATAACAAAACGTgtcgagagccacgcaagtcagcccacctgAGAtgactctaggtgtctagttttcaaaaatgaacaggctgGATAGGTTCCTctagttggcagctgagctagagtccaaaatctagagctatccaTATTTGGAAAACCGGGTCAGTTTGGGGTGGAAAAACGTGcagcgtccatgttgtgttttgggccgtttcctgtcgtaggcactatgtctacccacacatgaggtaacatttttatttgaagacttgggggaatgccgggtggaaggaagattgtggtGCCCCATGGATTCtataactttccttcacagaaatatgacgaaaatgtgttttttggtcaaagtttgcaggggattctgggtaacaaaacatgttgagtcacgcaagtcagcccaccctggatactccTATGTGTTGagttttaaaaacaatttacaggttcgctaggttcccctaggtggcagtGAGATAGAGTcgaaaatctagagctacccacataggGAAAAGAGgggcagttttgggtggaaaaaggtGCTGCATCCATGTCGCCGCTACActtcgtgactcaaaagactttggaATAAAACAACTTGTAAccttccagacccaacactagatggcagaagtatacaaAGCATctgtatctatagccacacatgccaTAAAACCGAATAGTTTATTTTGCTGTGTGTTGGACATGTTGATAAGGTACAGAAACCTGATGTATACTGGAGGAATCTAAATGAATACTGTATAATGTTGGCATTTCCTAACCTAGTTTGGAATTTGCTGGTTTTGAGAAAAAAGCTGGTCAGGCATTGCAGTCAACTTTCTACACAGTACTTGCTAAGTGATCCTGGTTTGGTGCAATTTATGTTTCTGCTTGTGGTAGGAGACTTAGCTCATGTCTGCGGGGTGTGGAATTTCTGTAGCCCAAAGCCAACCATATATTGTTTGGGGAAGTCAAGGGAAGCAAGAGTTATtgtttattttgcccttgggacaagtaggcccaactccctccagcacaaactctttggctgcctgTTTGCTGTAACACAttataggggagggaagagcatTGTCTGCAGATATTTGTTTCagcatgttaatgctgttcgaacttgtatcacgtttggaatttaacaaaatacgtacttgtccatgggacaggtggcttcataaatctacatgtcctgtaaaaaaaaaaaaaaaaaaaaaaaaaaaacta includes these proteins:
- the FBXO30 gene encoding F-box only protein 30, translated to MAEEKQHPHCVNCISRRCMTRPEMGISCDLIGCPLVCGAVFHSCKGDEHRILCPLERVPCLNQGFGCPFTLARNKIAEHLNMCPASVVCCTMEWNRWPLSFADRKSYESLSKDVDEVEQLDMALALQDQRMLLESLKVATHMSKKIVKTPESSQHSPVKTCTSDATLTNGLIPADEDSYNALYQATVETTKSLTAALDILNSASRDIAMFNGRLHEGANGETEEFNKSKSLSMESLESLTTRNPAVLEDDCTGAVGGIDLKDPRQKCQLQQNGSNDFVCNGNANYDLGSLKARATTVLYNGFHDDSTYTDHLDGDEAHLGTSHSKQVNLTNGECLFLEDENKLKTLKPYLLPMSTQHVPEEIPFSSLQNGTSHPLLSENVGSEHVLDQKFEEQTLREVFVFGRRTFFLENGGFKAKMEDKSVDTSDLEIKEDPMGLQGIDLITAALLFCLGDSPSGRGISDSRYIDGYHVDFGTQTFSFPSAILASNTMVGEIASASACDHANPQLSNPSPFQTLGLDLVLECVARYQSKQRSMFTFVCGQLFRRNEFSSHFKNVHGDIHAGLNGWMEQRCPLAFYGCTYSQRRFCPSAQGSKIIHDRHLKSFGVQPCTSIPLDSCLNIFISSSDHLSGLPFEILQHIAGFLDGFSLCQLSRVSRLMRDVCGSLLQRRGMIVLLWEKRHYSNRNSSWQIKDKVWRFSTAFCSINEWKFANITSMSDHLKKCSYNTVEKREEAIPLPCMCVTRELTKEGRSLRSVLKPVL